A single window of Polaribacter sp. SA4-10 DNA harbors:
- a CDS encoding glycosyl hydrolase — MKKIYFLVIFLFLSANVKVTAQKKSTKVSDEYFSAVEWRNIGPFRGGRSAAVTGVSNKANLFYMGATGGGVWKTTDAGNTWQNISDGFFGGSVGSVAVSESDNNVIYVGMGEKTVRGNVSSGDGIWKSENAGKTWKHIGLKNSRHIPRMRVHPKNPNIVFAGVMGDLYKPTQERGVYKSIDGGANWKKVLFSNENAGVVDLIIDPNNPRILYATTWNVRRTPYSLSSGGDGSALWKSTDEGETWTNISANKGLPEGIWGISGVTVSPVNSDIVWALIENEKGGIYKSTDAGKTFKLINSERKLRQRAWYYTRLYADTQDQDILYVLNVRYHKSTDGGKSFSTYNAPHGDHHDLWIAPEDNQRMIIGDDGGAQVSFDAGENWSTMNNQPTSQFYRVTTDNHFPYRILAAQQDNSTIRISHRTAGRFITTSDWETTAGGESAHIAVDPLNDEIVYGGSYGGLLTRKNHKTGETRAVNVWPDDPMGHGAEDFKYRFQWNFPIFFSPNNKKKLYAASNHLHVTENEGQSWKLISPDLTRNDPSTLGASGGPITKDNTGVEYYGTIFAATESTLEPGLIWTGSDDGLVHISKNNGETWANVTPKKMPEWTMINAIEVNPFIKGSAYIVGTKYKSGDYKPYIYKTENYGDSWKKITNGIGQESFTRALRADPKRKGLLYAGTEKGMYVSFDDGENWESFQQNLPIVPITDLAIKNDNLIAATQGRSLWIIDDLTPLHQLNSSLLKQNVVLYKPKDAYNMSGGNGKTSRTAGTNHAGGVAVNYFIKKENKKDTIALSFYDLNDNLIKKYTTKPNKEKKEEVLKIKDGNNIFYWNMMYPGAEKVKGMILWWASLDGPMALPGTYKAELSVNDEKVYQNFNILSNPTSEATENDMKMQFDFINEINTKMTEIHKALKNVTKVRNQVGVLKKSIKDKEKYKALLTFADTLVKDLTKIEETLYQTKSKSGQDPLNFPIRLNNKLAHLNSLTRIGNYAPTQQAIDFKNEITKEIDIELVKLNALFTNGVKELNRKVKASDIDLIQLD, encoded by the coding sequence ATGAAAAAAATCTATTTTCTAGTAATTTTCTTGTTTCTATCAGCAAATGTCAAAGTTACTGCACAAAAAAAATCTACCAAAGTTTCTGACGAATATTTTAGTGCTGTAGAATGGCGAAATATTGGGCCTTTCAGAGGAGGAAGAAGCGCTGCAGTTACTGGTGTTTCCAATAAAGCGAATCTTTTTTACATGGGTGCTACAGGCGGTGGCGTTTGGAAAACAACGGATGCTGGTAATACTTGGCAGAATATTTCAGACGGATTTTTTGGAGGATCTGTTGGCTCAGTAGCAGTTTCTGAATCAGACAACAATGTTATTTATGTTGGAATGGGAGAAAAAACCGTTCGTGGAAATGTTTCTTCTGGAGATGGAATATGGAAATCTGAAAATGCAGGAAAAACATGGAAACACATTGGATTAAAAAATTCTCGTCACATTCCTAGAATGAGAGTTCATCCTAAAAATCCTAATATTGTTTTTGCTGGCGTTATGGGCGATTTGTACAAACCAACTCAAGAAAGAGGTGTTTATAAATCTATAGATGGTGGCGCAAACTGGAAAAAAGTATTGTTTTCAAATGAAAACGCAGGAGTTGTAGATTTAATAATCGACCCAAATAATCCTAGAATTTTATATGCTACTACTTGGAACGTTCGAAGAACTCCTTATAGTTTATCTTCTGGTGGCGATGGTTCTGCACTTTGGAAAAGCACCGATGAAGGAGAAACTTGGACAAATATATCTGCAAATAAAGGCTTACCAGAAGGAATTTGGGGAATTAGCGGCGTAACCGTTTCTCCTGTAAATTCTGATATAGTTTGGGCTTTAATAGAAAATGAAAAAGGAGGTATCTACAAATCTACAGATGCTGGTAAAACTTTTAAACTGATTAATTCTGAAAGAAAATTAAGACAAAGAGCGTGGTATTACACGCGTTTGTATGCAGATACACAAGATCAAGATATTTTATATGTTTTAAATGTTCGCTATCATAAATCTACAGATGGTGGTAAATCATTTAGCACTTACAATGCCCCCCACGGAGATCATCACGATTTATGGATTGCACCAGAGGATAACCAAAGAATGATTATTGGTGACGACGGTGGCGCACAAGTTTCTTTTGATGCTGGTGAAAATTGGAGTACCATGAACAATCAACCTACTTCTCAATTTTATAGAGTTACCACGGACAATCATTTTCCATACCGAATTTTAGCGGCACAACAAGACAACTCTACTATTCGTATTTCGCACAGAACTGCAGGAAGGTTTATTACCACATCTGATTGGGAAACTACTGCTGGAGGAGAAAGTGCTCATATTGCGGTTGACCCATTAAATGATGAAATTGTTTATGGAGGAAGTTATGGTGGTTTATTAACTAGAAAGAATCACAAAACAGGAGAAACAAGAGCGGTAAATGTTTGGCCAGACGATCCAATGGGTCACGGAGCAGAAGATTTTAAATATCGTTTTCAATGGAATTTCCCAATCTTCTTTTCACCAAATAATAAAAAGAAATTATATGCAGCATCTAATCATTTGCATGTAACAGAAAATGAAGGGCAATCTTGGAAATTAATAAGTCCAGATTTAACAAGAAACGACCCCAGTACTTTAGGTGCATCTGGTGGTCCAATTACCAAAGACAATACAGGTGTAGAATATTACGGAACTATTTTCGCAGCAACAGAATCTACTCTAGAACCAGGTTTAATTTGGACAGGTTCTGATGATGGATTGGTACATATTTCTAAAAATAATGGCGAAACTTGGGCCAATGTAACACCTAAAAAAATGCCAGAATGGACAATGATTAATGCTATTGAAGTGAATCCGTTTATAAAAGGAAGCGCCTATATTGTTGGCACAAAATACAAATCTGGCGATTACAAACCCTATATCTACAAAACAGAGAACTACGGAGATTCTTGGAAAAAAATTACAAACGGAATCGGTCAAGAAAGTTTCACAAGAGCCTTAAGAGCAGATCCTAAAAGAAAAGGATTGTTATATGCAGGAACAGAAAAAGGAATGTATGTTTCTTTTGATGATGGTGAGAACTGGGAATCCTTTCAGCAAAACTTGCCTATTGTACCTATTACAGATTTAGCTATTAAAAATGATAATTTAATTGCAGCAACACAAGGTAGATCTCTTTGGATTATTGACGATTTAACACCTTTACACCAACTAAATTCGTCTTTATTAAAACAAAATGTAGTTTTATACAAACCAAAAGATGCCTATAATATGAGTGGAGGAAACGGTAAAACTTCGAGAACTGCGGGTACAAACCATGCGGGTGGAGTTGCCGTAAATTATTTTATCAAAAAAGAAAATAAAAAAGATACCATTGCACTATCTTTTTATGATTTGAATGACAACCTCATCAAAAAATATACAACAAAACCAAACAAAGAAAAGAAAGAGGAAGTATTAAAGATTAAAGATGGAAATAATATTTTCTATTGGAACATGATGTATCCCGGTGCAGAGAAAGTAAAAGGAATGATTCTCTGGTGGGCTTCTTTAGATGGACCTATGGCATTACCTGGGACTTATAAAGCTGAATTGTCTGTGAATGATGAGAAGGTGTATCAGAATTTTAATATTTTAAGCAACCCTACTTCAGAAGCTACTGAAAATGACATGAAAATGCAATTTGATTTCATTAATGAAATCAACACAAAAATGACTGAAATTCACAAAGCATTAAAAAATGTAACCAAAGTTCGCAATCAAGTGGGGGTATTGAAAAAATCTATCAAAGACAAAGAAAAGTACAAGGCATTGTTAACGTTTGCCGATACTTTGGTAAAAGATTTAACTAAAATAGAAGAAACTTTATATCAAACAAAGTCTAAAAGTGGACAAGATCCTTTGAACTTTCCAATTAGATTGAATAATAAGTTAGCGCATTTAAACTCTTTAACTAGAATAGGGAACTACGCTCCTACGCAACAAGCAATCGATTTTAAAAATGAAATTACAAAAGAAATCGATATTGAATTGGTAAAACTAAATGCCTTATTTACAAATGGAGTAAAAGAATTAAATAGAAAGGTAAAAGCTAGTGATATAGATCTGATTCAATTGGATTAG
- a CDS encoding nucleotide pyrophosphohydrolase, with translation MNIENAQVQVDDWIKTHGVRYFNELTNMAQLTEEVGEVARIIARRYGEQSEKESDKNKDLGEELADVLFVVLCLANQTGINLQDAFEKKLDIKTKRDHDRHHNNQKLK, from the coding sequence ATGAACATAGAAAACGCTCAAGTACAAGTAGACGATTGGATTAAAACGCATGGAGTTCGTTACTTTAACGAATTAACCAATATGGCGCAATTAACAGAAGAAGTTGGTGAAGTTGCACGTATTATTGCAAGGCGTTATGGAGAGCAAAGTGAAAAAGAATCTGATAAAAATAAAGATTTAGGAGAAGAATTAGCAGACGTGTTATTTGTAGTTTTGTGTTTAGCAAATCAAACAGGAATTAACTTGCAAGATGCTTTTGAAAAGAAATTAGATATTAAAACAAAACGCGATCATGATCGCCATCATAATAATCAAAAATTAAAATAA
- a CDS encoding alpha/beta fold hydrolase — protein MPNNPILHSTIKGEGTPLLILHGYFGMSDNWKTLGNKFAENFEVHLIDQRNHGRSFHSDAFNYEVLVVDLYTYIKHHQLENVNLIGHSMGGKTAMLFAVTYPELLNKLVIVDISPRMYKPHHNAILAGLNSVDFSIQNSRSLVDEKLSALISDFGIRQFLMKNLYWKEKGQLGYRFNLESLTNNNPEVGDALPSFTLFEKDTLFLKGEKSDYITENERPIIEAHFPNSKIVKIANAGHWLHAENAKDFYSEVAGFLG, from the coding sequence ATGCCAAATAATCCAATATTACATTCAACTATAAAAGGAGAAGGAACTCCGTTGTTAATTTTACACGGATATTTTGGAATGAGTGATAATTGGAAAACACTTGGAAATAAATTTGCAGAAAATTTTGAAGTCCATTTAATAGATCAAAGAAATCACGGAAGAAGTTTTCATTCAGATGCGTTTAATTATGAAGTTTTAGTAGTAGATTTATATACTTATATAAAACACCATCAATTAGAAAATGTGAATTTAATTGGTCATTCTATGGGAGGGAAAACAGCAATGTTATTTGCTGTAACGTATCCAGAATTATTAAATAAGTTGGTCATTGTAGACATTTCTCCAAGAATGTACAAACCACATCATAATGCAATTTTAGCAGGTTTAAATTCGGTTGATTTTTCTATTCAAAACTCTAGAAGCTTGGTTGATGAAAAATTATCAGCATTAATTTCAGACTTTGGTATTCGTCAGTTTTTAATGAAAAACCTTTATTGGAAAGAGAAAGGACAATTGGGATATCGATTCAATTTAGAATCGTTAACAAATAACAATCCAGAGGTTGGCGATGCATTGCCTTCTTTTACTCTTTTTGAAAAAGATACGTTGTTTCTAAAAGGAGAAAAATCAGATTATATTACTGAAAATGAAAGACCTATTATAGAGGCACATTTTCCGAACTCAAAAATTGTAAAAATTGCGAATGCAGGTCATTGGTTGCATGCAGAAAATGCTAAAGATTTTTATAGTGAAGTTGCTGGTTTTTTGGGCTAA